The Indicator indicator isolate 239-I01 chromosome 32, UM_Iind_1.1, whole genome shotgun sequence genome segment GCTGCTAGCAggtggctgctggggagctgggagcagcagctctctggtggCACAGGGGTGCTGCCCCTCACGGGCACTATTTTTATCTTTACCATCTGTTGCTTTTCCTATGCTTGTGTCTGAGCCAGTTTCTGTGCCAGGGTCTATAGACCTCAGGGTGTTCCCCTGCTTGGTAGGAGGTGGAATGTCCACACAGACTCCACCACTGGCTCCAGCAAAAGGCAGCTAAACAGAAGGTgtgtggaggagctggggagggaatggaGGGTCTCCTCTGGGTAGCTTTGGTGGGTGCACACAGACAGGGTCAGCTGTTTCCATTGATTGTTGGCAGGGACAACTAGAGGTGTGAAAAAGGAAATCATAAGCTTTGGAGTGTGGCTGAAAGACATCAGGAATGTGAGTGGCCCTTGGTGCACCTTTCCAAGGGGCACAGCAGTGTGGTCCGGTGAGCACAGCATGCTGAAGTTCCCTCACCAGGGATTTTTCAGTGCACATTCCTGAGACAGCTGATGATGATACTCGGGACTCAGTTGAGACAGTTGGGACAGgcagttctctgtcttctgcCATTCATATTCAGCACACTTACTACTCTGTTTGTTATCActtgtttaaaaatgtttaacTTGGAGTCTCAAGTTGCAGTCTGGCAAAGGCTCTGGGCTGAACGTGGTGCTGCACATGGAAAGCCTCTTTCCATGCTGCCTCTGTTAGCAAAGGTCTTGGGTTTTACAATTCCATGAATTGAAGAGCATCAGGGGAAGTGGAAAGAGTTCTCTCGCACAGCCCAACTTAGGAGAGGACTGAAACTGAAAAAGTCTGGAGAGCAGATTCCTTGAAGGTGACTTTGTCTTCTGCATGAAGGCTGGGAGCTCGTCCTTGGCGCTGCCACAAACAGAAGGATGAGAGTAACTGCTTTGAAATtcactgcagcctgccaggaatGGCCTGTAAACAGCTGGggcacagcccccagccagagctctgctggaagtgatcctggctgctgctgctaaagTACTATGCTATAGTAAAATAAAGTACTATAGCTAAAGGCTATGAGAAGAGGTCAGGAATCTCCATAGCAAAGTTGGGAGCCCAACCAAAGAGAAGTGTTGGGTCCTGTCAGACTCTGCAGTTCTTTCTGCACTTAGGGCTCACATCTGCTgagtgctttgctttgctttgctttgctttgcctgGGATGCTGAGAAATGTATTTTAGGGTAGAAAAGGTAATTGCAGAACAGAAGTTCCCCAGAATGTCATCAAGCACAAAGCTGGGTTGGCTGGCTGGCCTGTGGCTGTTGGGGGTTTtagtgctcctgtcccttgctccTCAGGGAACAATCAGTGTTGGCATAGATGCCACCGACCTCTTCGATCGCTACGATGAGGAATACGAGGGTGTGCCTGGGAGCGGCTTCCCGCAGATCGAGATCAACAAGATGCACATCTCCCAGTCCATCGAGGTGAGGGGCAGACACTGctggggtggggagcagggccTGGGCCATGGGGGTGAGGGGCAAACcctgctggagtgaggagcAGGGCCTGGGCCAGAGCAGCCAAACACAAACCCTGGCTAGGGGCCCCCACCATGGTATGGGGAAGGATGTGGCTGCCAGCATGGCTGggtccagcagggctgtgttgACCACAGAGCCTGCATTGGTGGCAGCCATGGTGCTGCCTTtctgctggcagggaggctcCATCACTGCACTGCAGCATTCAGTGTGTGAGAATGAACAGTGCCCACTCCTGGGgtaaggaagaggagggggagaggttTCTCTCTTCAGGAGGGCTGAAGACAGTCTGCTGGTGAGCTTAGAAGGCTTTGGAGCTCAGGGTCAGGACTCAAAATTTAGGGCAAAGGTGGCCATGTCTGGATCAAACCCCTGGACTTGGTGGCAGACAAGGAGGCAGCTGGAGTGTTAGCTGCCTCTGTTCTTGCACTCTGCAGTCAGGGCTGTGTCCTTGCAGGACAGGCATTGGATCACAGCAATTGGTAACAGTCCATCCATTTTCCAGGCACCACTGACTGCCACGGACACAGCAATCTTATCTGGTAACCTTTCCACCCAGAATGGGAATGGAGGTGGCTCAATCAATGTTGCTCTGAGACGAGTGACgtctgccaagggctggggcgAGGTAAGAGGACGATACCCAGGCTGCTCCATTAGCTGCCCTGTGTTTGTTCTTTCTAGGGAGCTTAGCCCTGTTTCACCTCTCATTTTCTACATTCTGTAGAAGGTGGAGGTGTTTTCTTCTAACAGTTTGGCATTGTGCATTTAAACAGCTGGAGTTTGGAGCAGGAGACCTTCAGGGACCTCTCTTCGGCCTGAAGATATTCCGTAACCTTACACCACGATGGTAAATAGCAGCCAAGGAGCCAACGTTACCACCCCACACTGTGTGCCTTGGGTCTGCTTGACCTTGTCATGGATTCTTGACACTTGAGGCCACCACAGCAACAGGAGTGTGCTGCAGGGGGCTCTTATGGGGCTCCCATGTGTGACAGccacagaggagaggagatgtcCTGTTTGAGGGCAGCAATGCCAAACTGGCTGCTAGTGTGGTGTCTGTTTCCAGATGAGGAGAGGcctcaggctgcaaaggagagtgCAAAGTCAGGGCTGTGATTGAAGCCATTTGTTGGTGCCAGCATAGACATCCTTGGGTTTATCTTCTCATTCAGTGAGGGAGCTCCTCAGAGCTCCTACTGGAATCTTCTTGAGTCCCTTAGTGATGGTTTCTAGAGCTGATGCTTGAGAGTCAttaagcagcagggctgctctcttccagcagccaagcctgcttcctcCCCGCTAGCCCAGGGCTGTGTCTGCCAGGGGCAGGAAGGTTAAAGGTGGCACAGCCCCAGGAACCAGGGCATGATCCTGCCCTTCTGGGTCGTGCTGGggtcagcacagcctggttgAGTTTGGAGCTTTTCCTGGAGCCCTCTTCGCAGATTAGTCACCACCTGCTGCGCCAGACTCCTGGGACAGGCAGCGTGAGGCCCCCATGCCCTGACCTGATGAGGCTTTGCTTTTCCATCCCAGCTTCATCACCACCAACTGTGCCCTGCAGTTCTCGTCCCGCGGGGTGCGCCCCGGCCTCACCATGGTGCTGGCTCGGCACCTGGACAGGAACACCATGGGGTACCTGCAGTGGCGCTGGGGCCTGCAGTCAGCCATGAACACCAGCCTGGTGCGTGACACCAAGAGCAGCCACTTCACCCTGGCCTTGCAGgtgagcctcctgctgctgctgcgtcCCAGCACTGCTTGGCCTGGCCTTCGAGCCCCAGTGGTTGGTGCTGTCATGGGTGAACTGTGGCAGAGGTGagtgctgccctgggcacaagggtctgcagccactgctggcaTTGCCAGGGTGGATCAGCTTAGATGGTGGTCAGGGCACGCAGCACAGACTGCAGAGAGTGCTGGCAGTGATGAGCAAGTGGCAAGCATGGTTCTGCTTTCTGTGCCACTTAAAGGATAAGAAAGGAAGGCCAAGggtctctttcctctttcagctgGGAATCCCCCACTCTTTCATGATGGTCAGTTACCAGCATAAGTTTCAGGATGAGGATCAAACACGAGTGAAAGGCTCTCTCAAGTAAGTGTGCAAGAGGAAACTCCTGCTGCAGACTTCCAGGTTCCACACACATCAAATGCTTCTGTGGGAATCTGCTCTGCATTCATTCAATCTGCAAATGCTGATGTGGATGTCCTGGAAGCTCAGCTCTATATGCATCTTCAGACAGGTGGAACTTAAATACCTGTGTGTGATAGAAAGCCAGAAGCTTTTCTAGGCCATTCAGTGCTTTACAAGCTGACAAGGCTGAGCTAACCTGGCAGATAACCAGTGAGCTGCCCAGTagccaccagctgctgcacGCAGATGGATTTCAGGCTTTACCAGTTTTTGCTTCTGTCTTTGCAGGGCAGGTTTCTTTGGGACCATAGTGGAGtatggagcagagaggaagattTCCAGGCACAGCGTTTTAGGAGCCACTGTCAGTGTTGGTGTTCCCCAAGGAGTGTCTCTCAAAATCAAGTCAGTGCAAGATTCCAGCCCATAGTCTGCATCAGTCTATTTGCAGTGCTGAGGTGGGCAGGTCCCAGTCCTAGGGCAGGGACATTGATGTGGACACAGGGGCATTGATGTGTCACCAGcaagggctgcagctgccctcaCCTCTGATACAGGTGGTGCACATGGAAGCAGTGTGAGCCTTCTGCTGTGTCACTCTGAGCCACCTCTGCCAGAACTTTGTGTGCATCCCAGAGTGCTGagtgcagcacagcaaagcctggggagcagaaggaaggcttccaaaggcagcaggagcagaactAGGTCTGACTGCAGCCTGTGTCTGTGGCATTGCACACGAGGACACACACCTGTGACTGGTGGGGGTGCTTGTGCTGTTGGTGCCCTTCCCTGGTGAAATTAATCACTAAATAAATCCTCCTAAGATTAAAACTGCACTTTGGGATGGTCAGATACTGTCATAAGAGCTGTTCTGCAtaccagcctggctgtgggtgtTGTCAGCTGGCTCTTACCTTtatggtggtttggtttgttggatTTTTACCTTTCTGAGCTCATTTCTGCTTTGGTTCCACAGATGCTCAGCaaagggcacagctctgctttccctctgacctgtctctctcctttgctccaggttgaacagggcCAGCCAGACCTATTTCTTCCCCGTGCACCTAACAGAtcagctgcttcccagtgctGTGTTCTATGCCACTGTGGGACCTCTAGTTATCTACTTTGCCATGCACAGGCTGATCATCAAACCCTACCTCAGGGCACAAAAGGAGAGGTGAGTTCCAGTTTTGAGATCAGAGCTGGCAAGTCCCACTcaggtgctctgggagcctgctGCTAAGGCCTCTAGCTGAGGCACTGTGGTTTGctgcctcaccagagctgacaACTTCTGGGAGCCTACAAAAATAGCTTGACTTGTGGAGAGGAAACTTAAACCTGGGGTGGTTTGTGTGAGGCTGTGGGTCGGTGTCCCTGGGGTGGGTAAGCAGGCATCTGAGTGCCCTCCcctgcacagagctgagctgggttgGCTTCCTCacggcagggagctggagaagcagagggagagcacAGCCAGCGACATCCTTCAGAAGAAGCAGGAGGCCGAGGCTGCGGTGAGTTGCTCCCATAAGGACTTCTCCCTCTGTGCTGGGGGttgcccctgccctgggcactgctgctgatGCCCTGCCCGTGCCGTGGGCACTGAtgctctgcccctgcctgccccaggtgcGGCTGATGCAGGAGTCTGTCCGCAGGATCATCGAAGCGGAGGAAGCCAGGATGGGTAAGGATGGCAACGCTGCTGCCTTGTTCCACAGGCTGGGGGACAGGAAGGAACAGCAAAAGGCTGGGTGGTGTCTCCGTTTCCACTGCTAACCAAGCACAGTGTTGTGGAGTGGGGAAGTTCCATGGGGACTGGGCTTCTGGTACCTGAGCTTAGGTAGGGATCCTGTAAACATTGTCCGCTGTGAGGTGGATCAGGCTGAGGACAAGAGGCTGCATTCAGCTTTCCCCAGCAGAGGTATCTGTAAATGTGTGCAAAAGTTTCAGCCTGAGGTTTAGGTTTCACTGGTCTTTAGGTTAGAGAGTTTGCTCCTGGATCATAATGGAAACACGGTTCCTGATGTTTGTTAGCAGTTTCCAGGAGAGTTCCCAAGTGAGCTGACACCCATGTGGACTGCCTCAGCAGGGTGGCACTGAGGTCCTGCCTTGTGCCAGTGCTGGAGATTGTTAGCAAGAACTCAGGCAGGAAaggttctgtctggagaagcaTGGGTGCAGGCAAGGAAAGTGCAGACATCAgtgaaagcagagaagctgctgggcttgctggggctgggcacagcctcagcagagctgtggtttgCTGGGCACTGCAGGTCTGATCGTGGTGAACGCCTGGTACGGGAAGTTCGTGAATGACAACAGCAGGAGGAACGAGAAGGTGAAGGTGATCGACGTGACTGTGCCCCTGCAGTGCCTCGTGAAGGACTCCAAGCTCATCCTGACAGAGGCCTCCAAGGTACACAGCTGTTGGCATCTGACTCCATTGTGACTGAAGCCTGTGCTGCCCTGCCAGGGCGCTTCTCCCTTGGCTTGCAGCTGGTGATGAAGCTGCAGGAGCCATTGGCACACCAAGTGTTAAGCTCAGGGAGCTTCTGTTTGTCTGGGCATTTCCAGTGCCCCAGACACAGCATCTCCGTATTTGCAGTGCGGGCCtgtgtgtgtcagactctggggctCAACACCAGAACCTTCCTAGCCCTCAGCCTCAGTCTGAGCTGATTCCTTAGCTCCTTGTCTCATCCCATTGGCAAAATCCCTCTCTTGATTTAGTCCCACCTCATTCTGACACTAAGCAATGCTTGTGCTCAGCTGAAGAGCTGTGAGAGTCCTCTCGGTCTGTCCTTTCCTGGTTCCAGGTTGGGCTGCCAGGTTTCTACGACCCCTGTGTGGGTGAGGAGAAGAGTTTGAAAGTGCTTTACCAGTTCCGAGGGGTTCTGCACCAGGTGATGTCAGCTGACAACGAGGCCCTCAGGATACCCAAGCAGTGTGAGTAGCAAGgagcaccctgctgctgccttcagctgtgGAGCTCTGGGGTTCAGCACTGGGGTTACTGGAATGGCCTGACTGTGATAGCCCTCTggagagctcagcagcaccCCTGCAGCTGTTCACACCACCCAGCACGAGAGATCACACTGGAGCTAGGAGCTGCTGGTGTCCCTGCAGGCAGTTCACAGTATCAGCCTGCCCTGTCTGGGCTGAAGGGAGTGTGGGAGGGCAAGCTGGAGGCCTGCtccacattgctgcctcatccCCATTTGTCTCTGAACATTTTCCCTGCCAGAGGAATGTGAAACCAGTGTCCACCAGGGAGTAGCTTTACTAGCACCCTTACACTGGCACCCCtacagcctggggctggcacaaGGCTGCAAACTCCCCAGCCCAATTTAAGAGGCACATCCCACTTAACAAAGCTCTCCTGGGGTACCTCGGAGGTGCCCACAAATTAACTGGCAGCCAGAGATGTTCTGCCAGCCCCTGGCGTGGAGGAAGGCTGGAGGCAGGCTGTGCCTGGCCCTAGAGTGGTGTCCATCAGCTGTTGTTGTCTCTGGCAGCTCACAGGATCGATGCTGATGGCTAACATGGGGGCA includes the following:
- the DNAJC11 gene encoding dnaJ homolog subfamily C member 11; the protein is MAAALGEEVPDNEDYYSLLNVRREASQEELKAAYRRLCMLYHPDKHRDPELKTQAERLFNLVHQAYEVLSDPQTRAIYDIYGRRGLEMEGWEVVERKRTPAEIREEFERLQREREERRLQQRTNPKGTISVGIDATDLFDRYDEEYEGVPGSGFPQIEINKMHISQSIEAPLTATDTAILSGNLSTQNGNGGGSINVALRRVTSAKGWGELEFGAGDLQGPLFGLKIFRNLTPRCFITTNCALQFSSRGVRPGLTMVLARHLDRNTMGYLQWRWGLQSAMNTSLVRDTKSSHFTLALQLGIPHSFMMVSYQHKFQDEDQTRVKGSLKAGFFGTIVEYGAERKISRHSVLGATVSVGVPQGVSLKIKLNRASQTYFFPVHLTDQLLPSAVFYATVGPLVIYFAMHRLIIKPYLRAQKERELEKQRESTASDILQKKQEAEAAVRLMQESVRRIIEAEEARMGLIVVNAWYGKFVNDNSRRNEKVKVIDVTVPLQCLVKDSKLILTEASKVGLPGFYDPCVGEEKSLKVLYQFRGVLHQVMSADNEALRIPKQSHRIDADG